In a genomic window of Rhododendron vialii isolate Sample 1 chromosome 12a, ASM3025357v1:
- the LOC131311483 gene encoding F-box/kelch-repeat protein SKIP11-like — MENGCWKDWEGVLLKKLSEPLDVIGTEEIMQSLHDLSLSEAEQLDNEHRSGDQSDASSLIPQIGRDNSINCLLRCSRSDYGLIASLNQSFRSIIRSGELYRLRRQMGITEHWVYFSCSLLEWEAFDPIRRRWMHLPRMTSNDCFMWSDKESLAVGTELLVFGKEIMSHVIYKYSISTNSWSLGSEMNEPRCLFASASLGEIAIVAGGCDPQGNILSTAEVYNSDSGMWVTLPNMIKARKMCSGAFIDEKFYVIGGIGVGNPNLLTCGEVYDLKANTWREIPDMFPALNNEGGGIDAPATSNAPPLLAVVKNELYVAYHAEKEVRKYVKERNLWVTVGGLPERAVSMNGWGLAFRACGDQLIVIGGPRALGGGIIEVNSWIPDEGPPQWSLLARKHLGSFVYNCAVMGC, encoded by the coding sequence ATGGAAAATGGCTGTTGGAAAGATTGGGAAGGTGTGTTACTCAAGAAGTTATCCGAACCTTTGGATGTGATTGGGACAGAGGAAATAATGCAGAGTCTTCATGATCTTTCGCTCTCTGAAGCTGAACAATTAGATAATGAGCATCGCAGTGGAGATCAGTCTGATGCGAGTTCGCTTATCCCCCAAATTGGCCGCGACAACTCGATTAATTGTCTACTCCGTTGCTCAAGGTCGGATTATGGCTTGATTGCCTcattaaatcaaagttttcgcTCTATAATTCGAAGTGGGGAGCTATATAGGTTGAGGCGACAGATGGGTATTACGGAACATTGGGTTTACTTCTCTTGCAGCCTTCTTGAATGGGAGGCTTTTGATCCTATTCGCCGTCGATGGATGCATTTGCCTAGAATGACTTCAAACGATTGTTTCATGTGGTCGGACAAGGAATCCTTGGCCGTTGGTACCGAACTCCTTGTATTTGGAAAGGAGATTATGTCTCATGTAATTTACAAATATAGCATATCAACAAACTCTTGGTCTTTGGGTTCAGAGATGAATGAACCCAGATGCTTGTTTGCATCTGCAAGCCTTGGGGAAATTGCAATTGTTGCGGGAGGTTGTGATCCACAAGGAAACATATTGAGTACCGCAGAGGTGTATAACTCAGATAGTGGTATGTGGGTGACCCTTCCCAACATGATCAAAGCGAGGAAAATGTGTTCTGGGGCCTTTATTGATGAGAAGTTTTATGTTATTGGGGGTATTGGAGTAGGCAACCCAAACTTGCTTACATGTGGAGAGGTTTATGATTTGAAAGCAAACACATGGCGCGAAATTCCTGACATGTTCCCTGCGCTTAACAATGAGGGTGGGGGAATTGATGCACCTGCTACTTCCAACGCACCTCCTTTGCTTGCAGTTGTGAAAAATGAGCTATATGTAGCTTATCATGCGGAAAAGGAAGTGAGGAAATATGTCAAAGAGAGGAACCTCTGGGTTACAGTGGGGGGATTGCCTGAACGGGCAGTCTCCATGAACGGTTGGGGGCTAGCGTTTAGGGCATGTGGGGACCAGCTTATTGTCATTGGTGGACCTAGGGCTTTAGGGGGAGGAATCATAGAAGTTAATTCTTGGATTCCGGATGAAGGCCCACCACAGTGGAGCTTATTGGCGCGCAAGCATTTGGGAAGTTTTGTGTACAATTGTGCCGTGATGGGTTGCTGA
- the LOC131310843 gene encoding uncharacterized protein LOC131310843 isoform X2: MDSKNKTQSSLCAAERDGAGTWLIPSPVLMAASVIHIPMLCSSPGKARQHGKHGQKGMWMNSSSRPSRKASCGELDPLGLNLYYGLQWQKVGLLCLQNQSVSPAFTGGMVIRPAAKKEMESTSEDVC; encoded by the exons ATGGATTcaaagaacaagacacagagTTCGCTCTGTGCTGCTGAAAGAGATGGGGCTGGAACCTGGCTGATCCCTTCACCAGTGCTAATGGCTGCTTCAGTGATTCACATCCCTATGTTATGTAGCAGTCCCGGCAAGGCAAGACAACATGGGAAACATGGGCAAAAAGGAATGTGGATGAATTCATCCTCACGTCCCTCAAGAAAGGCTTCTTGTGGAGAACTAGACCCGCTGGGTTTAAATCTTTATTACGG TTTGCAGTGGCAGAAAGTGGGCCTTCTATGCCTGCAGAACCAAAGCGTTTCTCCCGCTTTTACCGGAGGAATGGTCATTCGACCAG cggcaaaaaaagaaatggagtcTACTAGTGAGGATGTATGCTGA
- the LOC131310843 gene encoding uncharacterized protein LOC131310843 isoform X3 — protein sequence MDSKNKTQSSLCAAERDGAGTWLIPSPVLMAASVIHIPMLCSSPGKARQHGKHGQKGMWMNSSSRPSRKASCGELDPLGLNLYYGGRKWAFYACRTKAFLPLLPEEWSFDQTRASNVCD from the exons ATGGATTcaaagaacaagacacagagTTCGCTCTGTGCTGCTGAAAGAGATGGGGCTGGAACCTGGCTGATCCCTTCACCAGTGCTAATGGCTGCTTCAGTGATTCACATCCCTATGTTATGTAGCAGTCCCGGCAAGGCAAGACAACATGGGAAACATGGGCAAAAAGGAATGTGGATGAATTCATCCTCACGTCCCTCAAGAAAGGCTTCTTGTGGAGAACTAGACCCGCTGGGTTTAAATCTTTATTACGG TGGCAGAAAGTGGGCCTTCTATGCCTGCAGAACCAAAGCGTTTCTCCCGCTTTTACCGGAGGAATGGTCATTCGACCAG ACGAGAGCCAGTAACGTCTGTGACTAA
- the LOC131310843 gene encoding uncharacterized protein LOC131310843 isoform X4: MDSKNKTQSSLCAAERDGAGTWLIPSPVLMAASVIHIPMLCSSPGKARQHGKHGQKGMWMNSSSRPSRKASCGELDPLGLNLYYGLQWQKVGLLCLQNQSVSPAFTGGMVIRPDESQ, translated from the exons ATGGATTcaaagaacaagacacagagTTCGCTCTGTGCTGCTGAAAGAGATGGGGCTGGAACCTGGCTGATCCCTTCACCAGTGCTAATGGCTGCTTCAGTGATTCACATCCCTATGTTATGTAGCAGTCCCGGCAAGGCAAGACAACATGGGAAACATGGGCAAAAAGGAATGTGGATGAATTCATCCTCACGTCCCTCAAGAAAGGCTTCTTGTGGAGAACTAGACCCGCTGGGTTTAAATCTTTATTACGG TTTGCAGTGGCAGAAAGTGGGCCTTCTATGCCTGCAGAACCAAAGCGTTTCTCCCGCTTTTACCGGAGGAATGGTCATTCGACCAG ACGAGAGCCAGTAA
- the LOC131310843 gene encoding uncharacterized protein LOC131310843 isoform X1: MDSKNKTQSSLCAAERDGAGTWLIPSPVLMAASVIHIPMLCSSPGKARQHGKHGQKGMWMNSSSRPSRKASCGELDPLGLNLYYGGRKWAFYACRTKAFLPLLPEEWSFDQRQKKKWSLLVRMYAELQHG, from the exons ATGGATTcaaagaacaagacacagagTTCGCTCTGTGCTGCTGAAAGAGATGGGGCTGGAACCTGGCTGATCCCTTCACCAGTGCTAATGGCTGCTTCAGTGATTCACATCCCTATGTTATGTAGCAGTCCCGGCAAGGCAAGACAACATGGGAAACATGGGCAAAAAGGAATGTGGATGAATTCATCCTCACGTCCCTCAAGAAAGGCTTCTTGTGGAGAACTAGACCCGCTGGGTTTAAATCTTTATTACGG TGGCAGAAAGTGGGCCTTCTATGCCTGCAGAACCAAAGCGTTTCTCCCGCTTTTACCGGAGGAATGGTCATTCGACCAG cggcaaaaaaagaaatggagtcTACTAGTGAGGATGTATGCTGAGTTACAACATGGCTGA
- the LOC131309623 gene encoding pectinesterase 1, which translates to MNSFKIFIGYNRLPNPNNENHPSTTATTHKPPPRNPLIAAAIFLTLLLTLTLAALILALIHESTTEPPDSPAESLTAVCSVTPHPTLCFNTINNNNDSSLALTDPELIFTLSLKASFNELKNLASLPQTLISKTNGARSESALGDCGSLFSDAVGRLGDSVRAVEVGPGEKVLDEVKIGDLNAWISAAMTCEETCLDGLEEVGSTVVGEVRERVQRSKEYLSNSLAILANIQTLLHKFHLALH; encoded by the coding sequence ATGAACTCCTTCAAAATCTTCATAGGCTACAACAGATTACCAAACCCTAACAACGAAAACCACCCCtcaaccaccgccaccacccacAAACCCCCTCCCCGTAACCCTCTCATCGCTGCCGCGATCTTTCTCACCCTcctcctaaccctaaccctagccgCCCTAATCCTCGCTCTCATCCACGAGTCCACCACCGAGCCACCCGATTCCCCCGCCGAATCCCTCACCGCTGTCTGCTCCGTCACCCCCCACCCCACCCTATGCTTCAACaccatcaacaacaacaacgactCCTCCCTAGCCCTAACCGATCCAGAACTGatcttcactctctctctaaaagccTCGTTCAATGAGCTCAAAAACCTCGCTTCCCTTCCGCAAACCCTGATTTCAAAGACAAACGGTGCTCGATCGGAGTCCGCGCTGGGGGACTGCGGGAGTCTGTTTAGTGACGCGGTGGGCCGGCTCGGGGACTCGGTGAGGGCAgtggaggtggggccgggggagAAGGTTTTGGACGAGGTGAAGATCGGGGACCTGAACGCGTGGATTAGCGCTGCGATGACGTGTGAGGAGACGTGTTTGGACGGGCTGGAGGAGGTGGGGTCGACGGTGGTGGGTGAGGTGAGGGAGAGGGTGCAGAGGTCCAAGGAGTACTTGAGCAACAGCCTAGCGATTCTCGCTAATATACAGACCCTGCTTCACAAGTTCCATCTCGCATTGCACTGA